The nucleotide sequence atTTATTATATCACGGGTCAATGAATTATAAAGTACAAATTTGCTGAAGTATACGACGAACTTTCAACATTTCTTTTGAtgattgatatgatattgaTCTCGGATTGGTAATGTATTCCTGTACTCTTAACCTATGCTAATTATACCATATTTAAAAATATCGCTATATAAGTGGCCTTATCAAATTACCAATCATATGTTACTGTTAGTAGTTTTGGTGTCATGAATCTCCAACTAAGCTCTTTGATAAGAAATACGCCGAGAGGCGCCTACGAAAAATTCAATCTGCGTGTCGGTTAGTTAACCTCCATTTATACTCACTTATAAGATAGGTGATATGAAAGTATGCGATAATTGAGACCTCATGTTGACACAAAGGCCTATTAATACCGATGGACGTTGGTTTGAAATTGTATGTAGTTTTGGCTTCAAGAATAGAATATCATTGTCGACCCCTTGCAGATATGACACATGCGTAAGACTTGTCAAAGAATCTATATCTAATGTTTCTCTTCGTTATTCAATGCCAGTAGTGTTCTACCTTTTGTTAATATCCCATTTTTACATATTCCATCGATGAGCATTATCATCTCATTCCTTTGAACCTTTCATAAGAAAACATAAATGATGTGCAGCTATAAATCATTGTGAGCTTTCCTTGGTAATGATCTCATAAGGGTTATTTGTTATaagtttatctgtctgtctggctggctggctggatgtcCGTCTATGAACACAATATATAAAAAACTAGTGCATCAAGTTTAATGAATCCCTAAGCACATCTTCCTTGTAAGAATAGCAAGAAGCTattatgttgtaatttttaatgagtcattgtataattacttattttcagtaattttacaataaCCCAAGAACACAAGCTTTAAAGCCGTTTAGTTTTAATGCatgatttacataaattgttATCTTTTGtatttaggcaatatcttaagaacaCATGCTTCACATTTCGTACAATTCAACACATACTTTGTCTAAAGGGCAAATGTCCTCTCACTATTTATATGTAGGTATTGACTTTGAATAGTCATTTGCATCTACAATAGCTAATGTTTTTCGGCCATATTTTACGAATGCCAATTTTTATATTGCACCGTGTTGTAGGCTACTTTTGCTTGCCTGATTCTGATACAACCAGATGAGAAAATTGAATGCTAATTGCTGTTGTACATTTAAATGTTATAACAGTGTAACATGTTTTTCAATCATatcaaatgtagcaataaattgtAATCTTGATATCTTGTGTAATAATTAATTGTTCTTTTGGGTTCTATCAAGCAGAACCTGTAAACAGTAACCCGCAAATGCGCTTATTTTGTAAATACCTTGATGATAACAAAGGGCACATGTTCTACATAACGTTTTAATGCCAATCAAAATAGACAAAACAACTTTTcagcaatagggaacttgcaatctagactgagcatgctcagacgcaaaggactatgggattatctgtggttatcgtaatacctattctgaagctactgataaaataaacctcccgcaattgtgactatgaattgattatttatggttacaaacaatgtaacattactTTTAACAATGCTCATTgactagtatttattatcacatttctcatgatgcaacattcaacatggcgggtttgcaagttccctatttgacAAGCTTAAGTGTTTATGTCCATGACGTGTGTCTAAGTGTTGTCCAAAGTATACAGAAAGGCATACCTCTATTGATAAAATCACAGTTTCATTTCACGAAGGATGCAGGTGGTATTCATACTAGTTGTTTACGTTGACTTGTACAATGTGAACAGAAGCACCCTGGATGACACGCACCTGGAGTTAGACaaacaagtgtgacatcaaaaGGGTTGTGAAGAGGAAATTGCATGGATAATAACGTTGCTTTTGACATATCAAATGCAACGTTATCCATGCAATTTTACGTCCGATTACAGTTTCTATACTATTATGATAggatagtatatatatatatatatatatatatatatatatatatatatatatatatatatatatatatatatatatatatatatatatatatatatatacatatatatatatatatatatatatatagtatggtGACAAATGTTATTTATGTCACCATATCATTTTGGTTCATTGTAAAAATATGTTGAATGATATGATCACTTCGACTAACCTCCATTTAACTGGTAAGAGAGTAAGACAGTAAGGAGGACAATTTCGCAACTTATCAGTATCGATTTGACGTGATTGTTTTTAGATAAACGTACGGCTAATCTGCCTTCAGCTCCATTCCACGTTACGCTCGGAAAAGAAACAATGTTATGACAGTGATAATGACTATTTACgattattatcattatactGTTAGTATAATCTAATTCAGAAATCCTTTTGACAATTGACCCCTCACATCTTTTAATGTTTATACTATCAATACAAACTATACGTACCTGATGATATAGAACAGTTGATGCTGCAAGTCGTGCTTCTGGGATTTTTTATCTTAtctgacatttcaaatattatttatataaaatgtgaCACAGTGTTTGTCTGATGAAATCAAAATTCGCTAAGTAATATCATCGATAATGTACACTAATGGCAAAATGCAGAATGTGGAGAAAGATGCAGTTGCCTCTATTTATAAGTTAACCTTTGATGGTTGAGTTTTTTCTCGTGATTACAtggatatttttgtcaaatagAGAATATACGCCCAACACACTTTTAGAGTTTACCTTAGAAGATATTTGCATTCGAAGGCCATTGTTCGGTACTTTTCCGTGTAATTTTGGAATTGTTTGCTGAATGGATACCACATATGACACCGCAGATTAAATTTTCTTTTTCCACTCAGTCGGACATGTAACTGtctcttttatttgttttcagcCGTCTATCATAGCCGACATTGTGGGAGTACCGGAGTACAAACCACCAAGACCAAGAATACATAAATTTACCATCTTACACTATTCACCCTTCAAAGCTGTGTGGGACTGGATTGTATTGTTGCTTGTTATATACACTGCAATATTCACACCATATGCAGCGGCTTTCCTCATTCAAAATGACCAAGTACAGATTATCCTTAATAAGGACCCTGAAACACGTGGTGGGGGTGGTGTATCCAATCGATATGGTGACCCACTTATCATTATTGATCTTATCGTGGACTGTATATTCATTGTggatattttcatcaatttccGCACGACTTATGTTAATAAACACCACGAAGTCATCTCACATCCCAAGAAGATAGCCGTAACATATCTAAAAGGCTGGTTTGCTATCGATGCTTTAGCAGCTATACCGTTCGATTTGTTGCTTTTCGGATCTTCAACAGAAGGGGTAAggagatacatacatgtaattgacaTTCGGAGTGATTTAGCCATCATTGCTAAGTGCACACGTACAATATACGGTCTCAGCAGATTACAAGTAAAAGTGATGAATATAATAATCAGCTACACTGAAAGCCAGAaagggacattttgtaaaataaaaaataaaaaataatctcgTGAGCACGACATAATATCTTGTGCGCACGACTAACTATCTTGTGAACACgagatactatcttgtgagcatgACATGCTATCATGTGAGCAAGAGATGCTATCTCATGCGCACaacataatttttgaaatactTTAACACAAAATGTCCCTTGCTGGCTTTCAGACTCATGTATGTCGCGACAGTCATTTCAGATAGCACAATACTACACCGTCTACATGTGCAAGATAATTTTATCAACAAGAACATGAACCTTATCATGACAatcaaattgtaaaatttgGAGAATAACTGGCCATATTTGAAACTGGATAATGTCATTTACATCTCTATCtaactattaaaatataataatctCAAGCATTTTCATTACGTTATGATACACTAGGTTCTTTGCAATGTAATCTTAACCTCTTCTTTTGATAGTTATTGCTCGAAACGTTAGACAAACTACTTTACCgacttttttttctatttatacTGTAACACACATGTCTTTAAATTTAGTTGGAAGACATAATTCTTATGCTGTCAACTCATTAAGTATGTTTGCTTAAAATTGCATCTCGTTAGACCCTTTACCCCTCGAGTGATCAAGAATCGAAAAGGCAGTACTTTTTTTATTTAGGATATTGAGAGCCCACATGATAAAGTGCCTAAACAACGGAGCTGTGttacaaataaatcataaatgtagATATTGCTGCTATGATCCCATTTAGAGGCAGTtgattaacatacatgtagggaGTGGTTTCATCACTTAAATTTGAATTTCTAAATTGCAATTACGAGGGTGGGGAGTCAAGGAAATATAATTCTTCTGGGAATTTGTTGCAATACTCTATAAACTAAACTTCGTACGTGAATGTAGCTATCCACATGCTTATGATTATGGCTTATGATCCGATCAGCAAAAACCACCAGCTTTTGTAACATTACGATTCTCTCGGCCATCCGTCAACTTAGTATAACCTTTTGGTATGCAGCAATCAGTCAAGCCGCACATTATTTAATGGAATCTGGAATGTCGACATATTGTTGACATATTCAGCTTGGGCAACTCTAGGACTCGGAGGGTTAGCCCTATATTGAAAGGTGAAATACTTATGACATTATATCTATTGAAAATAGCCCGAAGCATGATGCCAATCACAGTTGTTGACAACCCtttctaaaaataaattcaTTCTTGACATATGTTATTGATATTTGACTAAATTCCTTGAAATATACTTTTTAATGTGGCTGGTAACATGTATATCGTCCATTTATGTCGGGGTTATTGCAGCTTCAAATTCAGTCAATTCTGAGGTGCTATTTTTAGAATCGTATTCTAGTCAAACTTAATAAACCAGATGGTATCTTCGTATCTTCTATTGtctaaatacacattttttaattcaaaaatcAATGAGTTATTACACCTTACcgcatttcttttttttccagGCAACAACAATGGGCTTACTGAAGACGGCTCGACTATTACGACTTCTCCGTGTCATAAAAAAACTCGGAAATTATTCTCAATATGCACCTGCTGTTCTGGTGTTATTGATGTGTACGTTTACTCTGATATCGCACTGGTTAGCGTGTATTTGGCATGCTATAGGAAGCATGGAACGAGCTACGTTACACGATGCAGACACTGGGTGGCTGGGAATTCTCGCCGAGCAAACAGAAGAACGGTATAGGAATGGTACTGGGAGTGGACCGTCAATTACTAACAAATACATATCGTCTTTATACTTCGTGTTGACTACACTAACCACTGTTGGATTTGGTAACATTGCACCAAACACAGATGCCGAGAAGTTGTTTTCTATCCTAACTATGTTAGTCGGTTGTAAGTAAATATCCAAAATGGAATGAGTGACACTTGTACCCAAATAACACAAATCTGAAATGTATTATCTATGCTTTTCTAATTTATAAAAGACAAATGTAAAAGTAGTATGGGGGTTCTGTCCAAGTTTAGTTTAgaaaacatatatttaaaaaattgtataaattataaaaaCACACGCGTACGTATACAATTAATATCATATGTTTTtgtgttttctcttttttataTACGAAATATCCAAACATCAACTTTATCTGATAAACAGTTGAGATATAAGTGCAGACGAAACTATATATGGAATTTAAAGCTAGTCTAAACTTCATTTATCTCATGTATACTTCTCAGTGGGATCGTCTataaatttaaatttcccaATCAAACAAAGGTACTACTACAACACAAATCGAGGCATCACCGAAATGTCtgattcatttatttgtatcaCCTAGCTTTGATGTATGCTTCTATCTTTGGTAACGTGACGGCTATTATTGAAAGACTGTACCGAGGGATGGCTCGATATCAAGAAGAAGTTGGTTTGGTTAAGGAATTCATCAGGTTTCACGTCATACCAAGTCCGTTGAGACAGCGACTTAAGGAGTATTTTGAGCATGCGTGGTCTTACACCAATGGAATGGATATGACTGAGGTTAGCCTATGAAATGTAGTCAAATATATTGACAAAATCatgtgtttacttgtttgtttgtttgtttgtttgtttgtttgtttgagtgttttgttttgtttgtttgtatgtatgtatgtatatatgtatgtatgtatgtatgtatgtatgtatgtatgtatgtatgtgtgtatgtatgtatgtatgtatgtatgtatgtatgtatgtatgtgtgtatgtatgtatgtatgtatgtatgtatgtatgtatgtatacacgaAAATAGTCATAAACAAATCAGTGGTTCTTTACTTTgcagtatataatatataaacatcTAAACTGGAAATcgttatgaaaataatatattcttGAATGTTGATATATACACAATTTTCCCATGCAGTGTAATAGTCACGTATGTGTATCTAGATTTGTTCTGGAAACCTAAAGCAGCTCAGTAGATTAATATCGAGATAACATCGTGAAGAAATGATTATCGTATGATTTTGTTTGTCTTCAGCTCATGAAGGACTTGCCTGAATTTCTACAAGCTGAAATATGTCTCCATCTGAATAGAAATTTACTGAATAATTGTAAAGCCTTCAAAGGAGCTGGTACAGGTTGTCTGAAAGCATTGTCAATGCAATTTCGTACCACACATGCTGGACCGGGTGATACCCTCATACATTCTGGTGATGGACTAACTGCGTTATACTTTGTATCCAGGGGGTCTATTGAAATTCTTCGAGATGATGTTGTTATGGCAATACTGGGTAAGTATTAGAAGATCGATCGATTAACCAGTCAGTAAGATAAATTGTATTGCGTGGgtatacacacacaacataggTTGTTGTGCTTACACGTATTGCTGTTTGAACAgagtatttgaaatgtaaagCGTCCAATTAACACTTGGAGATCATGATCACGTCAGATATTTTAAAGTAATTGAACTTGAATATGAAAGTGAAACACTCCATGATAAAAAAGCTTAACCATACACCGTCGACACATTTCTGCAAGTCTTAGTTGGGATCACCGTCATCGCTTTCTGTTGTCCACTTTTATTGTAGGCAAGGGTGACGTTTTCGGAGAAAACATCTGTATACATGACGTAGCCGGACGATCCAATTCCACAGTACGAGCATTAACCTATTGTGATCTCCATAAGATATTTCGTGATGATCTACTAGCAGTATTTTCTCTATATCCTGAATTCAAAGATCGATTTGGATCAAGATTACAAATAACCTTTGACTTGAGAGATGTGAGTATGACGTGTGTGTATGACATCTAAACGTATATCATCAACTCACAATACAGTCACAACTACTTTGGATACAGATTGTTGATGTCATTTACCCACACAATCACTGATAATCACTtattaaagttattattttaaatCTCCCACAACTTCCCAATCTAAATTATCGTTTatcaatacatcaatatatCCATCGATTCActcatacacacaaacacacacacacacacacacacacacacaaacacatacatacatacatacatacatacatacatacatacatacatacatacatacatacatacatatatgcatacacacattcatacatacatacatacatacatacatacatacatacatacatacatacatacacagacacacacttatgatatgaatacaacttgtaatattaatatgtttaattcattcgttttgttttattcattcatccattcataaTATAGCGAATGTCGACCAAATTATTGTCACGGATGACAGAACCCCATTTTCCAAATTATTGCTTCAAAATGCATTCATCCATAGATTAATTCAGCGTCACATTGCATTTCATAGATGACTAACACATAAAGATACTAAGCGTTTCAATATAATGTCTCTTCAAAGAGACGTGACTTCAAAACTTCAAAACAAATACGTTTTTCTGCCTATAATCTGTCCTCAATCGCGTTTCCTAGTAACAGCATGAATTAGATGATAcggttacatgtatattatacgAGTTTGACTTTCAGTATATtacaaaagtgaaaacaaaatgatcAGCCAGTGACAGTAACCGTATTATGTTTATTCTTATGTTAATTAGAGAGAGATGGCAATGATGACGCCTAACTCAAGCAGGTGGTCAAATTACCAGGAACCAATCGGTAAGTTACCTGTATTTACCGTATAATGGATCTCATGTGACAAACGAGATTCgaagaaaatattaaatatgcataACTTTATGTTCTAATAAATTCTCCATCACTTTGTATACATATAGAATTATACAGATACTATCTACGACATCACTTCAGGGCCGCTACGTCATACCATATTGCGATACTGATCATGCCACATTAGTTTATTTAAGTTTTCCTTCTCTTCAACACTGCACAGATGAAGAAGACGAGAGGGAAGGACTACCGCGAATGTTTCGCAAAATGAACGTACCGGATGTAGCCAGTGCAGCGACTCGAGAAGAAAGCCTCTCAGCAGGAGCTCTTAAAGATCGACGTCGGGAGATAGGCGTTGGAATATTAGAATTTTCACCTGAAAAAGCTGGTCGGGATATTACACCGTTAAAAATGAACATCTCTCAAAAATGTATTAGTGGGACTCTTGGAGCTCTTGCAGGTATAGGCAGACGTTCTGGTGAGTAATGTAGAGCTGTATTATTGACAATAACTAATTCTGTTGATGTTTTGTTCTTTtgaactgttttgttttgttttatttctttcatgtACAAGGTTTGTGATGTGCACGTATgctggtaggtaggtaggaaggaaggaaggaagggagggaggtaggtaggtaggtaagtatgtatgtatgtatgtatgtatgtatgtatgtatgtatgtatgtatgcatgtatgcatgcatgtatgtatgtatgtatgtatgtatgtatgtatgtatgtatgtatgtatgcatgcatgcatgcatgcatgtttgtatgtatgtatgtatgtatgtatgtatgtatgtatgtatgtatgtatgtatgtttgtatgtatgtatgtatgtatgtatgtatgtatgtatgtatgtatgcatgtatgtgggtgagtatgtatgtatgtgtgtgtctgtctgtctgtctgtctgtctgtctgtctgtatgtatgtatgtatgtatgtatgtatgtatgtatgtatgtatgtatgtatgtaacgtatgtatgtatgtatgtatctctttcaaaatgtacactttataagtgaaaatactgcaacaCAATATTTGTTATCCAAGGGTTTTAAAATGTTCCATTGGTTATCAGTAACATATCAAACAGCTGTAAGAAAAATACAAGCCCAAAATAGATCTACTGACttaaaatgtactttatttctttttatcagTTGAATTCTAATGAGTACGTataactttatttcattattgtagttatcatcaaatttacaatcatcatcatatcataaatGTGATTTCTACAGTCAGAATCAAGAGTATTTTTAACTACGTATTGACACTACAGTAACGTGCGATTTTATTTGATGATTCATATCAGGGACGTTTTCCTGTTCTAAAGGAGGTGTAGCTGAAGAATACTACCAGGAGGAATCTAGCGACACAGAGGAAGTGACACCACTGACGAAGACTCGGAAAGGTTACCAACAGATATCCGATTTGTCTGATTCCGAGGGCCCGTcaataatgaaaagaaaatatcacCACTATACTCTACTTGAATCCGATAGCAGTCAGACAGGTCCACCAACTATAGGACGACCTTCTTCCAAATTGTTCATGAGCAGTGCACCAGAAACTGAAACTACATCACTTACTAATGTATCTATGTCGAGTTCTGCGAAAGCTTACGACAGTGAAGATGTGGTTGCTGGGCGACCATGGGTGGCAGATGTAATCGTTGAAGATGTAAGCGAGTTTGTAACAAGTCCCAATATTGAACGCCGATTTGATGATTTCACTGAGAGAATGCAtacctttgaaaacaaaatgagatcTAATTTGGCAGAAATTTTTGAACTAGTCGCACAACAACAGTTACAGTTGACTAGTTATCAACAGCAACTGTTAAACAAAAATAAGCCAGCCTGTGTATCTATCGATTCAACACTGTGACTATAGCTACCACGAAGATCAATTGACTCCGTGAACGGAGCGATGAACATTATTATGATAGTAAATctcaaatgaataacaaatcgTACATATTGACGACCCATTGTAATAATACCAGATGAAGAGTCTTGTTTTAAAGTCATGCCCTTTATGTGCCCCACATGATAGAAGGGAGCCAGGGCGTcaacatatatcatgtatttatttaaacacaaaatacattatGTAGTTTACTTGGAGATTTTGAGGGCATACTGCACTCGCAAATGATCGTTGTACTTCGAAAAGACTTGTGGTCAaagatgataatgataaatgatgatgatgatgatgatgatgatgatgatgatgatgatgatgatgatgatggtggtggtggtggtggtggtgacgatgcTACAGCTGCTGCTcctagtggtggtggtggtggtggtggtggtggtggtgactacgacgacgacgacgacgacgacgacgacgatgatgatgatgatgatgatgatgatgatgatgatgatgatgatgatgatgatggcgacGAAAGGTATGGGTCGAAAGTGTGAACATAATGAGACGTGATTAAAAAGCAATGTTGTACTGCGATTTCTGTTCAAATACAGCATAGCTATAAGTCATATATATACTTTCCCAGAGTAGCTACATGGTTCGGTCTGTGAATGGCTTCGAAGTACAACAATTAAGAGTCCATCAAAGAACTTAAAATGAGCACCACTTTTTCGATAAGATGCCCAAATAATGACGTAAAGGTTATGTAGATTTGAAAGCAACTTTGATTCGAGTCCATGttgtttattcaattttacACGAAGAATCAACGTTACAGGTACGATGGATTACTTTGAATTGTCCTATTTATATATCCAATTCATCAAAACTAAATATAAAGATGTCTTACGAAATCTAGATATGATATCAGTTATATCGGTTTACGTTACAGAGACTTCATATGCAACAGTAGAGTTATCTAGCTATTACTTTCACGGTACAGTTGATAAGAGttaaatgatagcatatattgcGTACGATTTATGTACTGCAGATAACACTTTAATTGTGTATGGTGCTGTCTTGGTAAAATATACTGCTGTGAGAACGATGACTGGAAGCGAACTATTGCCCAACCTGTAATCAAGGATATGACCATAACTGCAATAAAGTTGTAGAATGACACAAATAAATTTGCAATTATAGGCAATTCAGGTTGCTGATCAAATTAAAACAGATTACTTTCTTAATTGTTGTTGCTGTAGTTTATGCTCTTATTCTTCATTTAAAAGATGGTAAAAACGTTCTCTTTTCCGTTTCTATTGATCTGAACACTAAATAAACATGAATCTGACATAATCCTGATTTGTATTCATTGGCGATATGTTAACTTTAATTCCCAAACCAAAGTATCCAGATAGCTTGAGGCCAGACAGTGTAGTATAAATATCGTGTGAAAAATACCACACAGCTAGCTGTACAGTATATATGTTGTCTAATTAACAAGATCTGTAATGGGAGAGGTTTCGAACTCCGCGGTCAACTCTTCTCAAACGTCCTTACATTGACCTATCACCTCTCGTGTTGTATAAAaccaatttgttttatttgtgtgaGTGTAATGTGTTTGTCAATGTTGATGATTTTGACACTAATGAgggctatatatatattgtgtttgtttgccGTACAGCATCCAATGCAGGATTAACTTTTCATCGGCGGTGTAAAAGATATATCAGATCTCACACATTTGTCTCAACACACTGCCAATCATGTCAGCATATTCTTGGGCTTGTATGGCATTTACCAAATGACTGGAATAGGATAAGCTCCATAACAACCGTCCGTGAACTGTGAGGGCGACATGTGCGAAGGGGACCCCTAGTTTTGAATATTCGCACGTTGCGTGTCCTCTTACCATCTCGTAAGTTCTCTGTGTTTTTTTAGTAAAATAATCAAGATTTCCTAAATTCGACATGTAATAGACGATGTTGTCACCGATAAAGACGTTGCTTCCGAAGCAAGAACCACTCAAATCTTCACGGGTGTGGGGACGTAAAATATTGTTCGGACAATAACCCTGATTCTCCAAGAACAGTGTCAATTTGGTGGCTGTTTTGGGATCATTTCCTCGCACCTTACAGTGACTTTCCTTTGTAAAATCGGATGCAAGTTTCCAAAACGTGTCAACGTTTTGAGCGTTGGAACACACGTTTAATTTCATGTCGACGATTGAAGCATATAAGGCATGTGTGTCCGAAGCATCGAGAGGTGGCGTACAAAACTGTCGCATGTCAACAGAAAAACTTGATTTTACTGTTTGGGAAGATTTAATGACGCCTCCTTGCATGAGCTGAGAAATTGCTACGGCAGCGGCAACATTCAAGGTACCACCTATAGTAGCACCGTGTGCTCGACTGGTTTTGACTATTTTAGTTGTTTCTTCACTGGTAAATTCTATTGGTATTGTCCGGGTCTCCATTCTTGCGTGTGTATCCCGAATAATTTCTGTCCTAAATCTGTCAACAAAAGCATTCACCGGACGACACCATTGTAGTCGGAGGATATGGATTTTAAACAAGATCCATTCCCACcaattgatttcattgatagCGAGGGAGTCCATGGCATGTGGGACGAGTGGTAGACTGTCGGGGAGGTCTTCTTTACCGTCAGAAACCAACGACATATACGAGAGAAGTTCGTCCACAAATCTCAATACAGCGCCACCATCAGTGACGCAATGTGCAATACTTATGAAGATTTTCgttttgtatttatttccaTTATCTCCATTCGTACACGTATCATTAGGCATGATCGTTATCCTCCAAAGTGGACCACTTTTCgagtatacattttttttcaattcttttgACATTACATCTAGCCAGTCCTCTTCAGGGATTACTTTAACGTCAACAGTTTCCTCAATAACTGGCACAAAATAGTGCCTTATTTCACCAGTTTcatcaatgacgtcatcaacccGCATGCGCAGTAGTGGATGTTTTGCCCTTATCATGAGTGCTGCCTTCTCTACAATGTCTTTTGAGACTGGTAAGTTTGACTCCACAAACGCTACATAAACGATGTTAAATAACCCCATTTCCCCTAACTGGGCTACTATCCATTCATCCGATGACATTTCTCGTCCCCCAGGTACCAAACTTTTCTTTATACTAGTAGTTTGCTTTCTCACGGTCATAGCAATTCCCCGATACCGTCTGCGGATAAAGATAAAATATGCAAACAGACCTGCAC is from Glandiceps talaboti chromosome 1, keGlaTala1.1, whole genome shotgun sequence and encodes:
- the LOC144432979 gene encoding voltage-gated inwardly rectifying potassium channel KCNH2-like; this encodes MTVSETKEPSIIADIVGVPEYKPPRPRIHKFTILHYSPFKAVWDWIVLLLVIYTAIFTPYAAAFLIQNDQVQIILNKDPETRGGGGVSNRYGDPLIIIDLIVDCIFIVDIFINFRTTYVNKHHEVISHPKKIAVTYLKGWFAIDALAAIPFDLLLFGSSTEGATTMGLLKTARLLRLLRVIKKLGNYSQYAPAVLVLLMCTFTLISHWLACIWHAIGSMERATLHDADTGWLGILAEQTEERYRNGTGSGPSITNKYISSLYFVLTTLTTVGFGNIAPNTDAEKLFSILTMLVGSLMYASIFGNVTAIIERLYRGMARYQEEVGLVKEFIRFHVIPSPLRQRLKEYFEHAWSYTNGMDMTELMKDLPEFLQAEICLHLNRNLLNNCKAFKGAGTGCLKALSMQFRTTHAGPGDTLIHSGDGLTALYFVSRGSIEILRDDVVMAILGKGDVFGENICIHDVAGRSNSTVRALTYCDLHKIFRDDLLAVFSLYPEFKDRFGSRLQITFDLRDVSMTCVYDI
- the LOC144436375 gene encoding uncharacterized protein LOC144436375, which codes for MAMMTPNSSRWSNYQEPIDEEDEREGLPRMFRKMNVPDVASAATREESLSAGALKDRRREIGVGILEFSPEKAGRDITPLKMNISQKCISGTLGALAGIGRRSGTFSCSKGGVAEEYYQEESSDTEEVTPLTKTRKGYQQISDLSDSEGPSIMKRKYHHYTLLESDSSQTGPPTIGRPSSKLFMSSAPETETTSLTNVSMSSSAKAYDSEDVVAGRPWVADVIVEDVSEFVTSPNIERRFDDFTERMHTFENKMRSNLAEIFELVAQQQLQLTSYQQQLLNKNKPACVSIDSTL